A stretch of the Aegilops tauschii subsp. strangulata cultivar AL8/78 chromosome 4, Aet v6.0, whole genome shotgun sequence genome encodes the following:
- the LOC109741555 gene encoding glutathione S-transferase F8, chloroplastic, with protein MAAGLQVFGQPASTDVARVLTCLFEKNLEFELVRIDTFKREHKLPEFIKLRDPTGQVTFKHGDKTLVDSRAICRYLCTQFPEDGNRGIYGTGSLERASIEQWLQAEAQSFDAPSSELVFHLAFAPQLNMLPDEARIAENERKLQQMLGVYDEILAKNQYLAGDEFTLADLSHLPASHYIAGSQRGRKLFTSKRHVARWYDAISSRPSWQQVVKMQHEHPGTFE; from the exons ATGGCGGCCGGTCTGCAGGTGTTCGGGCAGCCGGCGTCGACTGACGTGGCCCGGGTGCTCACCTGCCTCTTCGAGAAGAACCTCGAGTTCGAGCTCGTCCGCATCGACACCTTCAAGAGGGAGCACAAGCTGCCCGAGTTCATCAAGCTAAGG GATCCTACCGGGCAGGTGACCTTCAAGCATGGTGACAAGACCCTTGTTG ATTCAAGGGCGATATGCCGGTACCTGTGCACCCAGTTCCCGGAGGACGGCAACCGCGGGATCTACGGCACGGGGTCGCTGGAGCGCGCGTCCATCGAGCAGTGGCTCCAGGCGGAGGCCCAGAGCTTCGACGCCCCGAGCTCGGAGCTCGTCTTCCACCTGGCCTTCGCGCCGCAGCTCAACATGCTCCCCGACGAGGCCCGCATCGCGGAGAACGAGCGGAAGCTGCAGCAGATGCTCGGCGTCTACGACGAGATCCTCGCCAAGAACCAGTACCTCGCCGGCGACGAGTTCACGCTCGCCGACCTCTCCCACCTGCCGGCCTCCCACTACATCGCCGGCTCCCAGCGGGGCAGGAAGCTCTTCACCTCCAAGAGGCACGTGGCCAGGTGGTACGACGCCATCTCCAGCCGCCCCTCGTGGCAGCAGGTGGTCAAGATGCAGCACGAGCACCCCGGCACCTTCGAGTGA
- the LOC109741556 gene encoding glutathione S-transferase F10, with protein MASGLQVFGQPASTDVARVLTCLFEKNLEFDLVRIDTFKRQHKLPEFIRLRDPSGQVTFKHGDKTLVDPRAICRYLCTQFPNQGNRNLYGTGSLERASIEQWLQAEAQSFNPPSSALVFQLAFAPLLEIPQDHMVIAENERKLQQVLNVYDEILSKNEYLAGDEFTLADLSHLPDSQYLVSSERGMKLFTSRKNVARWFDQISSRKAWEQVVKMQMEHPGAFE; from the exons ATGGCTTCAGGCTTGCAAGTGTTTGGCCAGCCAGCATCCACCGATGTTGCCAGGGTTCTGACATGCCTCTTTGAGAAGAATTTGGAGTTTGATCTCGTCCGCATCGACACATTCAAGAGGCAGCACAAGCTTCCTGAGTTCATCAGGCTGCGC GATCCAAGTGGACAAGTGACATTCAAGCATGGTGACAAGACTCTTGTCG ACCCAAGGGCTATTTGCCGGTACCTCTGTACCCAGTTCCCAAACCAGGGAAACAGGAACCTCTATGGGACTGGCTCTCTGGAACGGGCATCAATAGAACAGTGGCTGCAAGCAGAGGCTCAGAGCTTCAACCCTCCCAGCTCGGCCCTCGTGTTTCAGCTGGCATTTGCTCCTCTTCTGGAAATCCCTCAGGACCACATGGTCATTGCAGAGAATGAGAGGAAGCTTCAGCAAGTCCTCAATGTTTACGACGAAATACTCTCGAAGAATGAGTACCTGGCTGGCGACGAGTTCACCCTGGCTGACCTCTCTCATCTTCCGGACTCGCAGTACCTTGTGAGCTCGGAGAGGGGGATGAAGCTCTTCACCTCCAGGAAGAATGTGGCGAGGTGGTTTGACCAAATCTCGAGCCGCAAGGCGTGGGAGCAGGTTGTCAAGATGCAGATGGAGCATCCTGGTGCCTTTGAGTAA
- the LOC109741554 gene encoding glutathione S-transferase F11: MAAPVTVYGPAISPAVARVAACLLEKDVPFQLEAVDMSKGEHKSPSFLKLQPFGQVPAFKDHLTTVFESRAICRYICDQYSDRGNQTLLGRKEDGAVGRAAIEQWVESEGQAFNPPSLAIAFQLTFAPLMGMATDMAVVEQNEAKLAKVLDVYERRLAESQYFAGDEFTLADLVHMPNTDLLVSKAGKAGLITERKNLSRWWDEVSARPSWKKVVELQSVPRPSKA, encoded by the exons ATGGCGGCGCCCGTGACGGTGTACGGGCCGGCGATCTCGCCGGCGGTGGCGCGCGTGGCGGCGTGCCTGCTGGAGAAGGACGTGCCGTTCCAGCTCGAGGCGGTGGACATGTCCAAGGGCGAGCACAAGTCCCCCTCCTTCCTCAAGCTCCAGCCCTTCGGCCAGGTCCCCGCCTTCAAAGACCACCTCACCACCGTCTTCG AGTCAAGGGCCATTTGCCGTTACATCTGTGACCAGTACTCCGACCGTGGCAACCAGACTCTCCTAGGCCGGAAAGAAGACGGCGCGGTAGGCCGCGCTGCCATCGAGCAATGGGTAGAGTCCGAAGGCCAAGCATTTAACCCGCCGAGCTTGGCCATCGCATTCCAGCTCACCTTCGCGCCTCTCATGGGCATGGCCACCGACATGGCCGTGGTGGAGCAGAATGAGGCGAAGCTCGCCAAGGTGCTCGACGTGTATGAGCGGCGGCTGGCGGAGAGCCAGTATTTCGCCGGCGACGAGTTCACCCTTGCCGACCTTGTGCACATGCCCAACACTGATCTCCTCGTGAGCAAGGCCGGCAAGGCGGGTCTGATCACCGAGAGAAAGAATCTGTCCAGATGGTGGGATGAGGTCTCGGCTCGTCCGTCATGGAAGAAGGTTGTCGAGTTGCAGAGTGTACCACGGCCCTCTAAAGCTTGA